The genomic region CCCGGCAGTTCCGGCGGACCAGAATTCAAAAAGTACGAGTCCTGACTGATATTGCCGCGAATTTATAGTCTGTAATTATCCTTGAATTGTCCTGTCAAATCTGCAAGAATCTCCTGCCTGATGATTTCCGATTTTACAAAATATAAACATATTATATGGGACTGGAACGGCACATTGCTTGACGATGCATGGCTGTGTGTGGAGATACTCAACCGGATGCTTGTTCGCCGGAAAATGGAAACAACGACCCTGGCCCGGTACCAGACGGACTTCGATTTTCCTGTGGTGAATTATTACCTCAGGCTCGGCTTTGATTTTAATAAAGAATCTTTCGATGAAATTGCCCGTGAATATATCCACGATTATGAATCGCAGCGGTTCAGGTGCAGTTTGCGGGAGGGGGTCATCGATGTCATAAAAGCGCTGAAAGCCCGCGGTTTTTTGCAGTCGGTTCTTTCCGCTTCGCAGCGGTCATCATTAATTGAGGCGCTGGAGATGTTTGGTTTGAAGGATTTTTTCGAGAATGTCGCCGGCCTTGACGACTATTACGCTCACAGCAAGGTCGATGCCGGCAAAGAATTGCTGAAGAACCTGTCGGCAAACAATAAAGAAATTCTTCTTATTGGCGATACGACGCATGATTACGAGGTGGCGTGTGAGTTGGGAGCCGATTGTCTGCTGCTGCCCGCCGGCCATCAATCCAGAGAAAGACTTGCCGGTGCAGGCGCAAAAGTGTGTAATAATCTTAACGAAGCTTTAAAAAGCCTGTTTTAACGTCCATTTACGTATTTCTCAGCTTAAGCGACCTGCCTATGCGTCTTCTTCTTTTCATGATATTTCTACCGGTTTTGGTTCTCATTCTTGTCAGAAAACCGCTTTTGCGTTTCTTTTTAACCTTACTTATACGATGATTTTCCATTGTGTCTCCGAACCTATCATTTATTTTAGGGGCTTATTATAAGGAATCCTGTGCTTTTGACAAGAGTTTTTATGCTTTTCACCGTAAATAAGGATTATGTGCTTTTTCCTGTTTTATAGTGGTATTTTCCCCATGTCCTGGCAGAACTGCCGTATCGTCAGGCAGAAGGAGTAATTTATTTTTGATGCCTTCAATAAGCTGTTTAAAACATTTTTCTATGTCATATCCGGGAAAATCAGTCCTTCCGACCGACCCTGAAAAGAGCGTATCGCCGCTGAAGAGAATTTTTTCATCGCTGTTGTAAAGGCAAATCCCGCCCTGCGTATGGCCGGGCGTGTGCAGAATGGAAAATTTCACATCCGCAAATTCAATCCGCCCTTGGTCTTCCAAAAGGATGTCGGCCGGCGAGCTTTCAATTTTCCTGCCCAGAAAACTGGAAAAATTGCTTACAGAATCACCGAGCATATAAGCATCGGCTTTATGAATACATATTTTGATATTGCTGAAGTTTTGCTGCAGCAGAGCGGCACCTGCGATATGGTCAACGTGTCCATGAGTGAGAATCAGAGCCTGGGGATTGAGTTTTTTCTTCTTTAAAAAATCTATTAACGGCTCCGAGCTGAACCCGGTATCGATAATAATACAGTTTACAGCTTTTTCATTTTTACGGACCACATAACAGTTGTTCCCGTATTCGCCTAAAACCAGTCTGTCAATCTGCATTTATAACTCCTATTTAAAGAGACAAACTATATCAGGATAAAATGTTTTGTCAAATACTTGCGGTATTTTGAGTGTTTTATAAGACTTACATTGACAGAGTGGTAATTTTCTTTAAAACTGACTTCAGTGATACTGTTTTCCTGTCGATTTGATGGGTGGAAGTTTTTGCGCGAATTATGTTTTTGATGTGAAGGAACGAACGATGGCGGATATTTCCCGTGAACAGCTTGCTCATGACCTTTTCAGAAGGTATGAAGGCAATCCGATACTCGAAGCAAAGGACTGGCCCTATCCTGTCAATTCAGTTTTTAATCCTGCGGCGATAAAACTTCCTGACTGCACATTGCTGCTGGCACGCGTCGAGGATATGAGAGGATTTTCCCACCTGACTTTATGTAAGAGCAAAGACGGCCTTACAAACTGGCAGATTGATGATAAGCCCACGATGGAAGCCGACCACGACTCGCGGGAGGAACGATGGGGACTGGAAGACCCGCGAATTGTCTGGCTCGAAGAGCAGGGACATTTCGGGATAACTTACGTATCATTCAGCGAAGGCGGGCCTCTTGTTTCGCTTGCAATAACCAAGAATTTCCACACATTTTCGAGAATGGGCGCGATGCTTCCGCCGGAAGACAAAGACGCCTGTCTTTTCCCGCGAAGATTCAACGGCCGGTTCGCTCTCATTCACCGTCCAATCGTCCAGGGAGAAGCACATATCTGGCTTAGTATGTCGCCTGATTTGAAACATTGGGGCGACCACAGAGTTCTTTTGCGAACCCGTCACGCCTTCTGGGACGGCCAGCGGATAGGTCTTGCCGCCCAGCCGATAGAGATTCCCGAAGGCTGGCTGATTTTCTATCACGGCGTAAGAGCTACCACAGCAGGACAGATATATCGAATCGGTATAGCACTGCTGGACCTTGAGCAGCCGTGG from Phycisphaerae bacterium harbors:
- a CDS encoding HAD family hydrolase produces the protein MISDFTKYKHIIWDWNGTLLDDAWLCVEILNRMLVRRKMETTTLARYQTDFDFPVVNYYLRLGFDFNKESFDEIAREYIHDYESQRFRCSLREGVIDVIKALKARGFLQSVLSASQRSSLIEALEMFGLKDFFENVAGLDDYYAHSKVDAGKELLKNLSANNKEILLIGDTTHDYEVACELGADCLLLPAGHQSRERLAGAGAKVCNNLNEALKSLF
- the rpmH gene encoding 50S ribosomal protein L34; this encodes MENHRISKVKKKRKSGFLTRMRTKTGRNIMKRRRRIGRSLKLRNT
- a CDS encoding MBL fold metallo-hydrolase; protein product: MQIDRLVLGEYGNNCYVVRKNEKAVNCIIIDTGFSSEPLIDFLKKKKLNPQALILTHGHVDHIAGAALLQQNFSNIKICIHKADAYMLGDSVSNFSSFLGRKIESSPADILLEDQGRIEFADVKFSILHTPGHTQGGICLYNSDEKILFSGDTLFSGSVGRTDFPGYDIEKCFKQLIEGIKNKLLLLPDDTAVLPGHGENTTIKQEKAHNPYLR
- a CDS encoding glycosidase encodes the protein MADISREQLAHDLFRRYEGNPILEAKDWPYPVNSVFNPAAIKLPDCTLLLARVEDMRGFSHLTLCKSKDGLTNWQIDDKPTMEADHDSREERWGLEDPRIVWLEEQGHFGITYVSFSEGGPLVSLAITKNFHTFSRMGAMLPPEDKDACLFPRRFNGRFALIHRPIVQGEAHIWLSMSPDLKHWGDHRVLLRTRHAFWDGQRIGLAAQPIEIPEGWLIFYHGVRATTAGQIYRIGIALLDLEQPWKVLRRSEEWVLGPRADYERIGDVSDVVFVTGATVNEENNRLYLYYGAADDKIAVAMANMDAIREYIMMCPEVDSD